The proteins below are encoded in one region of Flavobacterium sp. IMCC34852:
- a CDS encoding ABC transporter ATP-binding protein produces MNQKPIIEIKNLRKSFGDNHVLDGFNMELYEGENLVIMGKSGSGKSVMIKCLIGLEEPDSGTITVMGKNINQLEHWELDELRTEIGFLFQGSALYDSMSVRENLEFPLRRHTKKFGVIEDTTPMVMEALENVGLAHAIDLMPSELSGGMKRRIALARTLILQPKIILYDEPTTGLDPITSKEIILLMMSIQKKYNTSSIIITHDVDCARVIANRMILLIDNINYAEGTFEKLSASEDPKIKAFFK; encoded by the coding sequence ATGAATCAAAAACCTATCATAGAAATCAAAAACCTGAGAAAAAGCTTTGGAGACAACCATGTCTTAGATGGCTTTAATATGGAATTATATGAAGGCGAAAACTTGGTCATCATGGGCAAATCGGGTTCCGGTAAATCAGTAATGATTAAATGCCTCATTGGTTTGGAAGAACCCGACAGCGGTACCATTACCGTTATGGGCAAAAACATTAACCAACTTGAACATTGGGAGTTGGATGAATTGCGCACTGAAATCGGTTTCTTGTTCCAAGGCAGCGCTTTGTATGATTCGATGTCGGTTCGGGAAAATTTAGAGTTTCCGTTGCGAAGACACACCAAAAAGTTCGGTGTTATTGAAGATACCACTCCTATGGTCATGGAAGCGCTCGAAAATGTAGGTTTGGCACACGCCATCGATTTAATGCCGAGTGAATTATCAGGTGGAATGAAACGCAGAATTGCTTTGGCACGAACTTTAATTCTGCAACCGAAAATTATCCTTTACGACGAACCTACAACCGGTTTAGACCCTATTACATCTAAAGAAATTATTTTATTGATGATGTCAATTCAGAAAAAATACAACACTTCATCCATCATCATTACTCACGATGTGGATTGTGCAAGAGTGATTGCCAACCGAATGATTTTACTGATTGATAACATCAATTATGCCGAAGGTACTTTCGAAAAACTTTCGGCTTCAGAAGATCCAAAAATCAAAGCCTTTTTTAAGTAA
- a CDS encoding MlaE family ABC transporter permease, which translates to MENDSKVVTSFKNFLIEIGELSYFTARFFKELFNPPFELKEFLRQCYNMGNRSLLLVSVTGFIIGLVFTLQSRPTLEEFGAVSWMPSMVSISIIREIGPIITALICAGRIGSGIGAELGSMRVTEQIDAMEVSGTNPFKYLVVTRILATTMMLPILVFFGDAIAIFGSAMVENMKGNVSYLLYFNQVFDSLQFSDLIPTTFKTFFFGFAIGLVGCYKGYNCKKGTAGVGLAANSAVVYTSMLLFIIDFIAVFVTNIFYG; encoded by the coding sequence ATGGAAAACGATTCCAAAGTGGTAACTTCATTTAAGAATTTTTTAATTGAAATTGGTGAACTCTCCTATTTCACCGCTCGTTTTTTCAAAGAACTTTTCAATCCTCCTTTCGAACTCAAAGAATTTTTGCGACAATGCTACAATATGGGCAATCGTTCGCTTTTACTGGTGAGCGTAACTGGATTTATCATCGGATTGGTTTTTACTTTACAATCTCGTCCAACCTTGGAAGAATTTGGAGCCGTTTCTTGGATGCCGTCTATGGTGAGTATTTCTATCATTAGGGAAATCGGACCGATAATCACTGCGTTAATTTGCGCCGGAAGAATCGGTTCGGGCATTGGTGCCGAATTGGGTTCAATGCGTGTTACCGAACAAATCGACGCCATGGAAGTATCGGGCACCAATCCTTTTAAATATTTGGTTGTAACCCGAATTTTAGCCACAACCATGATGCTGCCGATTTTGGTTTTCTTTGGCGATGCTATAGCCATATTTGGTTCGGCTATGGTGGAAAATATGAAGGGAAATGTCTCCTATTTACTTTACTTCAATCAGGTTTTTGATAGTTTACAATTCAGTGATTTGATTCCCACCACGTTCAAGACTTTCTTTTTTGGTTTTGCCATTGGATTGGTAGGTTGCTACAAAGGTTACAATTGCAAAAAAGGAACTGCCGGCGTAGGCTTGGCCGCCAATTCTGCGGTAGTTTACACTTCCATGTTATTGTTTATTATAGATTTCATAGCCGTATTTGTTACTAATATTTTTTATGGTTAA
- a CDS encoding alpha-amylase family glycosyl hydrolase → MKSIHKISILVLSLLLVSCLKEKNDETTEERYQPKEFVEIKHPEWSKNATIYEANIRQFTPEGTFKAFEAHLPRIKKMGIDIIWLMPIHPIGVEKRKGTLGSYYSVKDYYGINPEFGTKADFKHLVDKIHSMGMYVIVDWVANHSSWDNPLAKEHPDWYTKTEEGNFQPTPWYDWDDVIDFDYDNPGIRKYMTEALVYWVKDFNIDGYRCDTAGFIPTDFWNNARAEMDAVKPVFMLAEWESRDLHQKAFDMTYSWTFWDKMAAVTRDKKSIGGLVEYMAHDVSTFPRDGYRMLFTDNHDMNSWNKNMVFNFGNGLEASIVLTGTVNGMSLVYGGQEAGLDRSLAFFEKDLIDWSKMPYEGLFRKLFDLKHRNHALWNGKEGGVMVRVYNDKMEQVISFSRTKDKDRVIPIINYSDQPVTVKLNSKYLKGDYTEVFSGKKISLKGDDVFTLKPWQYLILEK, encoded by the coding sequence ATGAAATCAATTCATAAAATTTCAATTCTTGTCCTCAGTTTACTTTTAGTAAGTTGTTTAAAAGAAAAAAATGATGAAACCACTGAAGAACGTTACCAACCCAAAGAATTCGTTGAAATTAAACATCCTGAGTGGAGTAAAAATGCAACGATTTATGAAGCCAACATTCGACAGTTTACACCCGAAGGTACTTTCAAAGCTTTTGAAGCTCATTTGCCCAGAATAAAAAAAATGGGAATCGACATTATTTGGCTCATGCCTATCCATCCGATAGGCGTTGAAAAAAGAAAAGGTACTTTGGGAAGCTATTATTCGGTGAAAGATTATTACGGCATCAATCCGGAGTTTGGCACCAAAGCCGATTTCAAACACTTGGTTGACAAAATCCACAGTATGGGCATGTATGTCATTGTAGATTGGGTAGCCAATCACTCTTCTTGGGACAATCCGTTGGCCAAAGAACATCCGGATTGGTACACCAAAACCGAAGAAGGAAATTTTCAACCCACGCCTTGGTATGATTGGGATGATGTAATCGACTTTGATTATGACAATCCCGGCATTCGTAAATATATGACCGAAGCCTTAGTGTATTGGGTGAAAGATTTCAATATCGACGGTTATCGCTGTGATACAGCCGGTTTTATTCCTACCGATTTTTGGAACAATGCTCGAGCCGAAATGGATGCTGTAAAACCCGTTTTCATGTTGGCTGAATGGGAATCAAGAGACTTGCATCAGAAAGCTTTTGACATGACTTACTCCTGGACTTTTTGGGATAAAATGGCAGCGGTTACCCGCGACAAAAAAAGCATTGGCGGTTTAGTAGAATACATGGCGCACGATGTAAGCACTTTTCCGCGTGACGGTTACCGCATGCTTTTTACCGACAACCATGACATGAATTCTTGGAATAAAAACATGGTCTTTAATTTTGGCAACGGCTTAGAAGCTTCCATAGTTTTAACCGGAACCGTTAACGGAATGTCATTGGTTTACGGCGGACAAGAAGCCGGTTTAGATCGCTCGCTTGCCTTTTTCGAAAAAGATTTAATAGATTGGAGTAAAATGCCTTATGAAGGTTTGTTCCGAAAACTATTCGATTTAAAACACCGCAATCATGCCTTGTGGAATGGTAAAGAAGGTGGCGTTATGGTTAGGGTTTACAACGATAAAATGGAACAAGTCATTTCCTTTTCACGAACCAAAGACAAAGACAGAGTAATTCCAATAATTAATTATAGTGATCAACCGGTAACGGTAAAATTGAACTCAAAATATTTAAAAGGCGATTACACCGAAGTTTTTTCAGGTAAAAAAATCTCCTTAAAAGGTGATGATGTGTTTACACTCAAACCTTGGCAATATTTGATTCTAGAAAAATAA
- a CDS encoding C40 family peptidase — protein MFAICNLAIIPLRAEPSDRSEIVSQVLFGEHFEILERQNQWAKIKLQYDDYEGWVDSKQYQVISEKNFNDLSKEAIILNADLVEYVTNAKNMLLPIPLGASLSFLNHSEINTEGFEFEGLKTSGVKSKSDLITTAYQYLNAPYLWGGKTPFGIDCSGFTQMVYKLNGYHLLRDASQQSTQGDALSFIEESEPGDLAFFDNDEGKIIHVGIMMENNYIIHASGKVRIDRLDHLGIYNAEQNRHTHRLRVIKKII, from the coding sequence ATGTTTGCCATTTGTAACCTTGCCATAATTCCTCTCAGAGCCGAACCGAGTGATCGAAGCGAAATCGTTTCACAAGTCTTGTTTGGCGAGCATTTTGAAATTTTGGAAAGACAAAACCAATGGGCCAAAATCAAACTCCAATACGACGATTATGAAGGATGGGTTGATTCTAAACAATACCAAGTCATTTCCGAAAAAAACTTCAACGATTTATCCAAAGAAGCTATTATTTTGAATGCGGATTTGGTAGAATATGTAACCAATGCCAAAAATATGCTTTTGCCTATTCCGCTTGGCGCATCGTTATCTTTTCTGAATCACAGCGAAATCAATACGGAAGGCTTTGAGTTTGAAGGCTTGAAAACCAGCGGTGTTAAATCTAAATCCGATTTAATTACCACTGCTTATCAATACTTAAACGCACCCTATCTTTGGGGCGGTAAAACACCGTTTGGAATAGATTGCTCAGGATTTACCCAAATGGTTTACAAACTAAACGGATATCATTTGCTGCGCGATGCATCTCAACAATCTACCCAAGGCGATGCTTTGAGTTTTATTGAAGAAAGTGAACCCGGAGATTTAGCTTTCTTTGACAACGATGAAGGCAAGATTATACACGTTGGTATCATGATGGAAAACAATTACATCATTCACGCTAGTGGTAAAGTCAGAATTGACCGCTTAGACCATTTAGGGATTTACAATGCGGAACAAAACCGACATACCCATCGACTGCGAGTAATCAAGAAAATTATATAA